The Endozoicomonas montiporae CL-33 genome contains a region encoding:
- a CDS encoding transposase, with amino-acid sequence MPDHKPRKHLCLDSMIQMIYDSFDSIPDHRPNRRKDKISLLDTLMSAFAMMHLKYPSLLEFDRERETEELKFNLKHLYRVQGRIPCDTYMRSTLDPVDPGAMREPFKLLFNEVQRGGGLKGFRFSCAGLKDHYLLAIDGTGLYYSGKCRCQECCIKNEGKANEAYYHQMLAACIVHPDRETVLPLAPEPIVHQDGTTKNDCEKNALKRLLSDIKRDHPQLKLVIVLDGLYADGPTVRLIRSYGWHYIIVAKDGNHTSMIEAMDALDQKGDVKRFEMTDGNGAKHWCRYANGVPLNKTEPVEIVNVLDYVETDKKGKRHTWGWITDIPLTEETVLPTAEGGRCRWHIENETFNTLKNQGYELEHNYGHGEQHLATNLAYLTFLAFLVDQIQQLCCPVFQKALKLRARGTRTYLWKLILRYFLSWLIESWEEMFQAIIHGTAARKIQFDTS; translated from the coding sequence ATGCCTGATCATAAACCACGAAAGCATCTGTGCCTCGACAGCATGATCCAGATGATCTACGACAGCTTCGACAGCATTCCAGACCACCGCCCAAACCGCCGTAAAGACAAGATTTCATTGCTGGACACCTTGATGTCGGCTTTCGCTATGATGCACCTCAAGTACCCATCCTTGCTGGAGTTTGACCGTGAGCGGGAAACCGAAGAACTCAAGTTCAACTTGAAGCATCTATACCGGGTTCAAGGCAGGATACCCTGTGACACTTACATGCGCTCCACCCTTGATCCTGTAGATCCAGGGGCAATGAGAGAACCTTTCAAGCTGCTGTTCAATGAAGTACAGCGGGGTGGAGGGCTCAAGGGCTTCCGCTTTTCTTGCGCCGGCCTGAAGGATCATTACCTGTTAGCCATTGATGGGACAGGGCTTTACTACTCAGGCAAGTGCCGCTGTCAGGAGTGCTGTATAAAAAATGAAGGTAAGGCCAATGAAGCTTACTATCACCAGATGCTGGCCGCCTGCATTGTCCATCCTGACAGAGAAACCGTATTGCCTCTGGCCCCCGAGCCCATTGTTCACCAAGATGGCACAACCAAGAATGACTGTGAAAAAAATGCCCTCAAACGTCTCCTTTCAGACATCAAGCGAGATCACCCACAATTGAAGCTGGTTATTGTGCTGGACGGTCTCTACGCTGATGGCCCGACAGTTCGACTGATAAGAAGTTATGGGTGGCACTACATCATTGTTGCCAAAGATGGCAATCACACTTCGATGATTGAGGCTATGGATGCGCTGGATCAGAAGGGCGATGTCAAACGATTTGAGATGACTGACGGCAACGGTGCCAAACACTGGTGCCGTTATGCCAATGGGGTTCCCCTGAACAAGACTGAACCGGTTGAAATCGTCAATGTGCTTGATTACGTCGAAACAGACAAGAAAGGCAAACGGCACACCTGGGGCTGGATAACCGACATCCCGTTAACCGAAGAAACTGTACTCCCCACAGCCGAAGGAGGAAGATGTCGTTGGCACATAGAAAATGAAACCTTCAATACCCTGAAGAACCAAGGCTACGAACTTGAACACAACTATGGTCACGGTGAGCAGCACCTGGCAACCAATCTGGCTTACCTGACCTTCCTGGCTTTCCTGGTGGATCAAATACAGCAACTATGTTGCCCGGTCTTCCAGAAAGCCCTGAAACTAAGGGCGCGTGGAACACGCACCTATCTCTGGAAATTGATTCTGCGTTACTTTCTTTCCTGGCTGATTGAGAGTTGGGAGGAGATGTTCCAAGCGATCATTCACGGTACTGCTGCAAGAAAGATCCAGTTCGACACATCATAG
- a CDS encoding S1 RNA-binding domain-containing protein: MTEQFVKIGRQNRLKVVDKVGFGVFLDGKQFDEILLPKRFVPEGCSVGDEVDVFVYLDSDDCLIATTETPLARVGEFASLMVKQVNPVGAFLDWNLGKDLLCPYPEQKTRMEAGKSYVVYLYQDDQSRRIVASSKINRFLSQQKPTYKNGQPVSLLISDRTDLGYMAIINNRHQGLIFDQDVQESGKALSIGDHLDGFIKRVRDDGKIDLSLKKPGFDKSAVSGLGQAILDQLNANNGFLPINDKTDPAIIRKQFSASKRSFKMALGGLYKQRLITIEEKGIRAVTE; the protein is encoded by the coding sequence ATGACTGAACAGTTTGTTAAAATTGGACGCCAGAACCGCCTGAAGGTCGTTGACAAGGTGGGCTTCGGTGTATTTCTGGACGGTAAGCAGTTTGACGAAATCCTTCTGCCCAAACGCTTTGTGCCAGAAGGCTGCTCGGTGGGTGATGAAGTAGATGTATTTGTCTACCTCGACTCCGACGATTGCCTGATTGCCACCACCGAAACACCGCTGGCCCGGGTGGGTGAGTTTGCCAGCCTTATGGTTAAACAGGTGAATCCGGTGGGGGCGTTTCTGGATTGGAACCTGGGCAAAGACCTGCTGTGCCCTTACCCGGAACAGAAAACCCGGATGGAAGCAGGAAAGTCCTATGTCGTGTATCTGTATCAGGATGACCAGAGCCGTCGCATTGTTGCTTCCAGCAAAATCAACCGTTTCCTGAGCCAGCAAAAGCCCACCTACAAAAACGGTCAGCCTGTCTCACTGCTGATCAGTGACCGCACCGATCTTGGTTATATGGCGATTATTAACAACCGCCACCAAGGTTTGATCTTCGATCAGGACGTTCAGGAGTCTGGTAAAGCGCTGTCTATTGGCGACCATCTGGATGGTTTTATCAAACGGGTTCGTGACGACGGTAAAATTGATTTGAGCCTTAAAAAGCCGGGCTTTGATAAAAGCGCCGTGTCCGGTCTGGGTCAGGCGATACTGGATCAACTGAATGCCAATAATGGTTTTCTGCCCATTAACGACAAAACTGATCCTGCTATTATTCGCAAACAGTTTAGCGCCAGTAAACGCAGTTTTAAAATGGCACTGGGCGGCTTATACAAACAGCGCCTGATTACCATCGAAGAGAAAGGCATTCGCGCTGTTACAGAGTAA
- the idi gene encoding isopentenyl-diphosphate delta-isomerase, whose protein sequence is MPASFPEQENTLKHYLDSHADDQQQADLMGELLIRVTAGDEVTGSVSKYHAHVGTGVLHRAFSVLLFNEQGQLLIQKRSADKITFPGYWANTCCSHPLYSEDELETDGSAGVKRAAIRKLAQELGIRDELVEGDFTAMTRLHYRAESGNGWVEEELDHILIARASVTLALNANEVESVRWVSRDELAELLLSQEVLVAPWFRIIAEQLLPGWWPHIQDQKALEQLADQRIIRV, encoded by the coding sequence ATGCCTGCCTCTTTTCCTGAACAGGAAAATACCCTGAAGCATTATCTCGATAGCCATGCTGATGACCAGCAACAGGCTGACCTGATGGGGGAATTACTCATCCGGGTGACAGCCGGTGATGAGGTAACAGGCAGCGTGTCCAAATACCATGCTCATGTTGGTACCGGTGTATTGCACAGGGCGTTCAGTGTGTTGCTGTTTAATGAACAGGGGCAACTGCTGATTCAGAAACGCTCTGCTGACAAAATTACCTTTCCCGGCTATTGGGCAAATACCTGCTGTTCCCACCCGCTTTATTCAGAAGATGAACTGGAAACGGATGGCAGTGCAGGGGTGAAACGGGCAGCTATCAGGAAACTGGCTCAGGAGCTGGGGATCAGGGATGAACTGGTAGAAGGCGACTTTACGGCCATGACCCGCCTGCATTATCGGGCAGAATCCGGTAATGGCTGGGTTGAAGAAGAACTGGATCATATCCTCATTGCCAGAGCCAGTGTGACACTGGCTCTGAATGCCAACGAGGTTGAATCTGTCCGTTGGGTGTCCCGTGATGAACTGGCTGAATTGCTCTTGAGCCAAGAGGTTCTTGTGGCTCCCTGGTTCCGGATTATTGCCGAACAGCTGTTGCCGGGCTGGTGGCCACATATTCAGGATCAGAAGGCCCTGGAGCAATTGGCTGATCAGCGGATCATCAGGGTTTGA
- a CDS encoding IS1 family transposase (programmed frameshift) yields MCLTQVLCTTCGSNQVRPFGYSTHDVPRYYCCNDKCEIKTFMLEYRYKACEPGVKEKIIDMAINGSGIRDTSKVLGISKTTVIKTLKKKKSGLVKVNPNIQTIDLKSDAIIHVGLVCQEAELDEQWSYVHDKSNQRWLWYAVDHATNTVLAYVFGKRKDEVFKELKTLLKPFGINKFYTDDWGAYERHLDENMHIIGKANTQKIERKNLNFRTWIKRLARKTICFSKLEKMHDIVIGLLINKVEFGVNIHAI; encoded by the exons ATGTGCCTTACGCAAGTCCTCTGTACAACATGTGGCAGTAACCAAGTTCGGCCTTTCGGATACAGCACTCATGATGTTCCACGATACTATTGCTGTAATGACAAATGTGAAATCAAAACCTTCATGCTTGAATATCGCTACAAGGCCTGTGAGCCTGGCGTTAAAGAAAAAATCATCGATATGGCAATAAATGGCAGCGGAATCAGGGATACAAGTAAAGTACTCGGAATAAGCAAGACAACAGTAATAAAGACTCTAAAAAAAAAGA AAAGCGGTCTGGTAAAGGTCAACCCAAATATTCAAACTATTGATCTCAAGTCAGATGCAATTATTCATGTAGGGCTTGTCTGCCAAGAGGCTGAGCTAGATGAGCAGTGGTCGTATGTTCATGATAAATCGAACCAACGCTGGCTTTGGTATGCTGTTGATCACGCTACAAATACCGTGCTTGCTTATGTTTTCGGAAAACGGAAAGATGAAGTTTTTAAAGAACTCAAAACACTTCTGAAGCCATTTGGTATTAATAAATTTTACACCGATGATTGGGGAGCCTATGAGCGACACCTTGATGAAAACATGCATATTATTGGTAAAGCAAACACTCAGAAGATAGAGCGTAAAAACCTTAATTTTCGGACTTGGATTAAACGGTTGGCCAGAAAGACAATTTGTTTTTCAAAGCTCGAAAAGATGCACGATATTGTTATTGGATTATTGATTAATAAAGTTGAGTTTGGGGTCAATATTCACGCGATATAA
- the hpaR gene encoding homoprotocatechuate degradation operon regulator HpaR, with protein sequence MRKYENSLPLKLLKAREAAMSFFRPMLQEHSITEQQWRVLRVLNDHEEMETKQLAETCCILSPSLTGIIQRLEQQEYVQRRKSPDDHRRTLISATEKARSLLEEMAPEVDASYNKLTSSLSKEKMEILNELLTDVSQIKP encoded by the coding sequence ATGCGTAAATACGAAAACTCTTTACCCCTGAAATTGCTGAAAGCGCGTGAAGCGGCTATGAGCTTTTTTCGCCCCATGCTTCAGGAGCACTCGATTACCGAACAACAGTGGCGTGTACTGAGGGTATTGAATGACCATGAGGAAATGGAAACCAAACAGTTAGCCGAAACCTGCTGCATTCTCAGCCCCAGCCTGACAGGCATTATCCAGCGACTGGAGCAGCAGGAATACGTACAGCGTCGTAAGTCTCCCGACGACCACCGTCGTACCCTGATCAGTGCCACAGAAAAAGCCCGCAGCCTGCTGGAAGAAATGGCACCGGAAGTTGACGCCAGCTACAACAAGCTCACCAGTAGCCTGTCGAAAGAAAAAATGGAAATCCTTAACGAACTGCTGACCGATGTCAGTCAGATTAAGCCCTGA
- a CDS encoding DOPA 4,5-dioxygenase family protein translates to MDTIKGYHAHIYFDPDEYAVAESLCRAADERFNLKMGRLHSQPVGPHPRGSCQLAFSAGRFGELIPWLLVNRNSLTVMVHGLTGDDIRDHTEYVFWLGNQETLDLDKL, encoded by the coding sequence GTGGACACCATTAAAGGGTATCACGCCCATATCTATTTTGATCCTGACGAATATGCGGTGGCTGAATCATTATGCAGAGCCGCCGATGAGCGCTTCAATCTTAAAATGGGACGATTGCACAGTCAGCCGGTTGGGCCACACCCGAGAGGAAGTTGCCAGCTGGCTTTCAGTGCCGGGCGGTTCGGAGAACTGATTCCCTGGCTACTGGTAAACCGGAACAGTCTGACGGTGATGGTTCACGGGCTGACCGGCGATGATATCAGAGATCATACCGAGTACGTGTTCTGGCTGGGAAATCAGGAAACGCTGGATCTGGACAAGCTGTAG
- a CDS encoding YhcH/YjgK/YiaL family protein, with protein MITGNLKDIDDIHQFNPIIKMAMKDIIARMDDALTACKRYEVMGEDLYWYSDTLEGCDCEETSPEFHDQYVDIEVVLKGREVIGYSENNQYDTVTDDHILDQDVAYVEGIKDERYLSLGEGDFAIFYPGDIHRPCYRKDDKKIQKAVIKINKTLL; from the coding sequence ATGATTACCGGTAATCTGAAAGACATCGACGATATCCACCAGTTTAACCCCATCATCAAGATGGCAATGAAAGACATCATTGCCAGGATGGATGATGCTCTGACCGCCTGCAAACGTTACGAAGTGATGGGCGAAGACCTGTACTGGTACTCAGACACCCTCGAAGGTTGTGACTGTGAGGAAACCTCGCCGGAATTTCATGACCAGTACGTCGATATTGAAGTGGTACTGAAAGGCCGTGAAGTGATTGGTTATTCAGAAAATAATCAATACGACACAGTGACTGATGATCATATTCTGGATCAGGACGTTGCCTACGTAGAAGGCATCAAAGATGAAAGGTACCTGTCTCTGGGCGAAGGCGACTTTGCCATTTTCTACCCAGGAGACATTCATCGCCCCTGCTATCGCAAGGATGATAAGAAAATTCAGAAGGCTGTGATCAAGATTAACAAAACCCTGCTATGA
- a CDS encoding Gfo/Idh/MocA family oxidoreductase — protein sequence MLGSPYFFFSGVKSHEQQVKRFFFIRQRPFKSGSVGYGWWGREAYGPAIQKDGRAEIVAVCARSKATLDKAREDIGAHLSLYEDFTKLLAQESLDALFIAVPDELHESYLRQAIETGVAIFYEPPISNQPERIPAMLDVLQNASQLLHGDTELVYTPVFQQTSDLINDNLIGDIRHISLELNSNWGPIPDCELSLINNIAPWYFDVISRVSGKLPKRVMVLEDSDYISSLSQNQSLAVLDFGTFSATLRANIAAAVASDETTLTVHGTEGDLVASYFTGNLKWRTRANPEWSQKQVDPILPVAGWPGIHESVIAFFNALQQGERTLNNPWRMAQMCAAGAAAETSRLNRDWIDVQYPAESAAP from the coding sequence ATCCTTGGATCTCCGTATTTTTTCTTCTCAGGTGTAAAATCCCATGAACAACAAGTTAAAAGATTCTTCTTCATCCGTCAGCGCCCCTTTAAGAGTGGCTCTGTTGGGTACGGCTGGTGGGGAAGGGAAGCTTATGGTCCAGCGATTCAAAAGGATGGTCGAGCAGAAATTGTGGCCGTCTGCGCCCGCAGCAAAGCAACCCTCGATAAGGCCAGAGAGGATATTGGTGCGCACCTTTCCCTGTACGAGGACTTCACAAAACTGTTAGCGCAAGAAAGCCTGGATGCCCTGTTCATTGCAGTACCTGATGAATTGCATGAAAGCTACCTGAGGCAGGCTATTGAAACCGGGGTTGCTATTTTTTATGAACCGCCCATTTCTAATCAGCCAGAACGTATTCCGGCGATGCTGGACGTTTTGCAGAATGCTTCTCAACTGCTTCACGGTGATACGGAACTGGTTTATACCCCGGTGTTTCAGCAGACTTCTGATCTGATCAATGACAATCTCATTGGCGACATTCGTCATATATCTCTGGAGCTGAACTCAAACTGGGGACCAATTCCTGACTGTGAGCTGTCCCTGATCAATAATATTGCGCCCTGGTATTTTGATGTTATCTCACGGGTGTCAGGCAAACTGCCCAAACGGGTCATGGTGCTTGAAGATTCCGACTATATCAGCAGTCTTAGTCAGAACCAAAGCCTCGCGGTACTGGATTTTGGTACTTTTTCCGCGACTTTAAGAGCCAATATTGCTGCGGCTGTGGCCAGTGACGAGACCACACTGACGGTACATGGTACGGAGGGAGACCTGGTAGCCAGCTACTTTACTGGCAACCTGAAATGGCGCACCAGAGCGAATCCTGAGTGGTCGCAGAAGCAGGTAGACCCAATCCTTCCAGTTGCAGGTTGGCCAGGTATTCATGAGTCGGTTATCGCATTTTTTAACGCCTTGCAACAAGGTGAACGAACCTTGAACAATCCTTGGCGAATGGCTCAAATGTGTGCAGCTGGTGCGGCAGCCGAAACGTCCAGACTGAATCGCGACTGGATTGATGTTCAATATCCCGCTGAAAGTGCTGCGCCCTGA
- the tnpA gene encoding IS200/IS605 family transposase yields the protein MAKSSFIRKSHNVTVLMYHLVCPAKYRRVVFSADVDDTLKKVCLDITDRYEIYFLEIGTDKDHVHFLIQSVPTLSPKDIVQTVKSITAREIFKRNPEVRKELWGGALWSSGYFMTTVGQNAGEDVIAKYVKNQGNNDYQQLYRSPMNPNQMSLFMQ from the coding sequence ATGGCTAAAAGCAGTTTTATCCGAAAATCTCACAATGTAACTGTACTTATGTATCATTTAGTCTGCCCTGCAAAATATAGACGAGTAGTGTTCAGTGCAGATGTAGACGACACACTCAAGAAAGTTTGTTTAGATATAACTGACCGTTATGAGATATATTTTTTGGAAATTGGAACAGACAAGGATCATGTCCACTTTTTGATACAGTCAGTACCAACGCTAAGTCCTAAGGATATTGTCCAAACGGTAAAAAGCATTACGGCGAGAGAAATATTTAAACGCAACCCAGAAGTAAGGAAGGAGCTATGGGGTGGTGCGTTATGGAGTTCCGGTTATTTTATGACGACAGTAGGGCAGAATGCTGGAGAAGACGTAATAGCTAAATATGTTAAGAATCAAGGAAATAACGACTATCAACAGCTATATAGGTCACCAATGAACCCAAATCAAATGAGCTTGTTCATGCAGTGA
- the mtnA gene encoding S-methyl-5-thioribose-1-phosphate isomerase: protein MKIDGKQYRSVWLSDDKKSIHIFNQERLPYSLEILTLSTMAEAADAIVTMKTRGAPLIGVVGAYGLAFAISEDTSDRHIEDSYKVLVETRPTAINLKWALQRLKQAVLNVPEISRKELAFKVCADIADEDVELCKNIGIHGLELIKQIAAAKPEGETVNIMTHCNAGWLATVDWGTALAPIYMAYNEGIDVHVWVDETRPRNQGTLTAFELGKHGVKHTLIADNAGGHLMQHGEVDMVIVGTDRVTANGDVCNKIGTYLKALAAKENRVPFYVALPSPTIDPEVADGVKEIPIEQRAGQEQSHVQGITELGKRGIVNTAPEGTRCANYAFDVTPAELVTGLITERGFCDANRQSIKKMFPELLSSSK, encoded by the coding sequence ATGAAAATTGATGGCAAGCAATACCGTTCCGTCTGGCTTTCTGACGATAAAAAAAGTATCCATATTTTTAATCAGGAACGGCTTCCCTACAGTCTGGAAATTCTTACTCTCAGCACAATGGCAGAAGCTGCAGACGCTATTGTTACTATGAAAACCAGAGGGGCTCCACTCATCGGCGTGGTTGGTGCCTACGGCCTTGCCTTTGCCATCAGCGAAGATACCAGTGACAGGCATATAGAAGACAGTTACAAGGTGCTTGTTGAAACACGTCCAACGGCCATTAACCTGAAATGGGCACTACAGCGACTGAAACAGGCTGTTTTAAACGTGCCAGAAATATCCCGAAAAGAACTGGCTTTCAAAGTCTGTGCAGACATTGCTGACGAGGATGTAGAGCTCTGCAAAAACATTGGTATTCATGGTCTTGAACTGATCAAGCAGATCGCTGCAGCCAAACCAGAAGGCGAAACCGTTAATATTATGACCCATTGCAACGCGGGCTGGTTAGCAACCGTCGATTGGGGAACCGCTTTGGCTCCTATTTATATGGCGTATAACGAAGGCATCGATGTACATGTCTGGGTTGATGAAACCAGACCCCGTAATCAGGGCACACTGACCGCATTCGAACTTGGCAAACACGGCGTAAAACATACTCTTATTGCTGATAATGCAGGCGGCCACCTGATGCAGCATGGTGAAGTGGATATGGTCATTGTCGGTACCGACCGGGTTACTGCTAATGGCGATGTCTGCAATAAAATTGGCACCTACCTGAAAGCACTGGCCGCGAAAGAGAATCGGGTTCCTTTCTATGTTGCCCTGCCCTCTCCTACGATCGACCCTGAAGTGGCTGACGGCGTAAAAGAAATTCCTATCGAACAGCGTGCCGGTCAGGAGCAGTCCCACGTGCAGGGTATAACAGAACTGGGAAAGCGGGGTATCGTTAATACCGCACCTGAAGGAACCCGTTGCGCTAACTATGCCTTCGATGTCACACCGGCAGAGCTTGTAACCGGGTTAATCACTGAGCGTGGTTTCTGTGATGCCAACAGACAATCCATAAAGAAGATGTTTCCGGAATTGCTTTCATCTTCCAAGTAA
- a CDS encoding transposase gives MLIRPLPVVTAFLDALNDSLKSINSSAQLSRSQKVALGVFIMGIVVTKTINWAAFERRSLGRFKATRLCWMFYQAEIAWQSLLQASVRNILLRYGIQSGTLAIDDTGKKRTKRTSKIDGAHKIKDKSTGGYFNGQELVFMVLVTEVATFPVGFRFYIPDPELSAWRKKDKALRKQGIQKKERPNRPEPDHVRYPTMQSLTLVMLQEFVDSFPNITIKAILADALYGTGDFMDKAAEITGGAQVVSQLRSNQKVSNRNHSEATLKAYFSRQKGAETQLIIRGGKEEQVTMLAARLYVKAHGKRRFVIALKYEGEEDYRYLVASDMSWRHTDIARIYTLRWLVEVFIQDWKAHCGWNRLSKQQGADGSQRGVILSLLCEHMLLLHPEQFVLLKNKQAGMPAGCLIERLNAEALLATVKSVVESEDPDTELKALALALEHTLPKRESSRHMAGRDLGEQKATDSLKAHARKFKLLDAA, from the coding sequence TTGCTAATTCGCCCATTACCCGTTGTCACTGCCTTTCTGGATGCTTTGAATGATTCGCTCAAGTCCATCAATTCCTCTGCGCAGTTGAGTAGATCCCAGAAAGTGGCACTGGGCGTTTTTATCATGGGAATCGTGGTAACTAAAACTATTAACTGGGCTGCTTTTGAGCGCAGAAGCTTAGGCAGATTCAAAGCGACCCGTCTGTGCTGGATGTTTTATCAAGCAGAAATTGCATGGCAAAGCCTGCTACAGGCCAGCGTCAGAAATATTCTTCTACGCTATGGAATACAAAGTGGAACCCTTGCTATCGACGATACAGGAAAAAAGCGCACTAAAAGGACTTCAAAAATCGACGGTGCCCATAAGATAAAAGACAAATCAACAGGTGGTTATTTTAATGGGCAGGAACTGGTGTTTATGGTGCTCGTTACTGAAGTAGCTACCTTTCCAGTAGGGTTTCGCTTTTATATTCCTGACCCTGAGTTATCTGCATGGAGGAAGAAAGACAAGGCGCTCAGGAAGCAAGGCATTCAGAAAAAAGAACGACCGAACCGTCCTGAGCCAGATCATGTTCGTTACCCCACCATGCAGTCGTTGACGCTGGTTATGCTGCAAGAATTTGTTGATTCGTTTCCCAACATTACGATCAAAGCAATTCTCGCTGATGCACTGTATGGCACAGGAGACTTTATGGATAAGGCTGCGGAAATAACAGGCGGAGCCCAGGTTGTCAGCCAACTGCGCTCGAATCAGAAAGTATCCAACCGAAACCACTCGGAAGCGACTCTCAAAGCTTACTTTTCGCGCCAGAAAGGCGCTGAAACTCAACTCATAATACGCGGTGGCAAAGAAGAGCAGGTCACGATGCTGGCTGCTCGGCTGTATGTTAAGGCTCATGGGAAAAGACGTTTTGTTATTGCCCTGAAGTATGAGGGTGAAGAGGATTATCGCTATCTGGTGGCTTCAGATATGTCATGGCGGCATACCGACATAGCCAGGATTTACACCTTGAGGTGGTTGGTCGAGGTTTTCATTCAAGACTGGAAAGCTCATTGTGGCTGGAACAGGTTGAGCAAACAGCAAGGTGCTGACGGATCGCAGCGCGGCGTGATCCTGAGCCTGCTGTGCGAACACATGCTGTTACTGCACCCTGAGCAATTCGTCCTACTGAAAAACAAACAGGCCGGAATGCCCGCAGGCTGTCTGATCGAACGCCTCAATGCAGAAGCCTTGCTTGCTACGGTGAAATCAGTGGTTGAATCGGAAGATCCAGATACCGAGCTTAAGGCTCTGGCCTTAGCCTTAGAGCATACTTTGCCCAAGCGGGAGTCGAGCAGGCATATGGCTGGTAGAGACCTGGGAGAACAAAAGGCAACTGACTCACTCAAAGCACACGCCCGGAAGTTTAAACTTTTAGATGCAGCTTAG
- a CDS encoding outer membrane protein OmpK, translated as MEGGSAFDWGEFYGFYDLEGIDRNSANRNQVVNLEAHYYLADTGLSLFGKVYSINSTHNNETNQFLGLGYTGLQGNNWWFKPWLASHYVNVNNEFDNLKYSGFNGLALGWTAAYRFNVGSQNFFLGNWNEIEFERNGKYARANHGKTGVNGAVSLGWNATDKISLELAYRYFHNKLGYNNLGDAIVYRVAYSFGS; from the coding sequence ATAGAAGGAGGCTCGGCTTTCGACTGGGGGGAATTCTACGGTTTCTATGATCTGGAAGGCATTGACCGAAACAGTGCCAACAGAAACCAGGTGGTGAACCTTGAAGCCCATTATTACCTTGCAGACACCGGCTTAAGCCTGTTTGGCAAGGTGTACAGTATCAACAGTACTCATAACAATGAAACCAATCAGTTTCTCGGACTCGGGTATACCGGACTGCAAGGTAACAACTGGTGGTTTAAGCCCTGGCTTGCCAGTCATTATGTGAACGTTAACAATGAGTTCGACAACCTGAAATACTCCGGTTTTAACGGTCTCGCGCTAGGCTGGACTGCCGCCTATCGGTTCAATGTGGGTTCACAGAATTTCTTTCTTGGCAACTGGAATGAAATAGAGTTCGAACGTAATGGCAAATACGCCCGGGCCAATCACGGCAAAACTGGCGTCAATGGTGCTGTTTCACTGGGGTGGAATGCTACGGACAAAATCAGTCTTGAACTGGCCTACCGTTACTTTCATAACAAGCTAGGCTACAACAATCTGGGCGATGCCATTGTGTATCGGGTGGCATACAGCTTTGGTTCCTGA